One Anolis carolinensis isolate JA03-04 chromosome 5, rAnoCar3.1.pri, whole genome shotgun sequence DNA segment encodes these proteins:
- the caprin2 gene encoding caprin-2 isoform X4 codes for MVQLSQSPLRHPSPSCHSEEEEEKSMKLAKQQVAQGPRGDNQSPLSPLQAALNSTTTTSQAYETYIDNGLICLKHKIRNIEKKKLKLEDYKDRLKRGESLNQDQLEAVEKYDEVIHNLEFAKELQKTFSGLSQDLLKMQRKAQRRETLLKLEAEKKKLRTILQVQYVLQNFTQEHVQKDFRSGQNGAMFLPSKDLDYLIKFAKLTCSGRNEMVSIEDQMAQSSLYFWDLLEGSEKAVAGTTYKHLKELLSKLLNSGYFENIPAPCNVPEKEELKEEILRKSDMKLEEKRPEKTIQLSKLESVSEPEVQMDHIQSEIKPQEFLNRRYLPEVDYTIKPEESKFWEIEHSKKNELPKSWEMLVDMEEQKKQKQDTLKPLESARQQGGKTELLRPWEAAVKVDDNDQKEEISKPWVAQVGDQQSSSKPWITAVKEHQEQKQDSTKAWMSKTKEELEQKQETSKTWIAQARVDTVHKPEPAKPWVACVREEAEQKKQEPAQPWMAHVGEEAEPKPQTPRPWESSEGPRQTPQQPLQNPPKIWGAENLVPNEQIGPKKLDLEPKEDGKTDGVSGHRTDTVRRKESLSSVGESCKLSRNFQNIMQVTKPVHQTAAEFCSVSSLPKDPVLRREKLQDLMTQIQGTYNFMQDSLLDFDKPSQSAIYSSQAPPVDSTVSNEQLSSQNNFPEKPVQTAVSNSQEPEMFNSSSSLYQASQGISESLVSPKSEIGQATTAAVPSESEIPLAPSRTIISPVSQGKAFQSPPSSSSTINLKAPPFQAMQTVFKVNAPLPPRREQDIKENSLHPTGYNVNVSTASTQTPPQNKLQLSQNAEQTAFPQESLPNAGNYQVEGAVPVSNGSLTFYAAQTATFPRPPQPFVTNRGGSARGSLRGGRSVANSYRSPGGYKAGFEAYRGSPSAPNGPYSQLQLPGRDYPPIQYPQRDVNYQQNYKRGGVSSARANSRAGWSDSSQVSSPERDSEAFNSGDSGQGDSRSITPVDMPVAGQAATILPVHVYPLPQQMRVAFSAARTSNLAPGTLDQPIVFDLLLNNLGNTFDIQLGRFNCPVNGTYVFIFHMLKLAVNVPLYVNLMKNEEVLVSAYANDGAPDHETASNHAVLQLFQGDQIWLRLHRGAIYGSSWKYSTFSGYLLYQD; via the exons ATGGTGCAGCTTTCACAGTCGCCGCTCCGTCACCCTTCGCCTTCATGCCactctgaagaagaggaagagaagagcaTGAAGCTGGCTAAGCAGCAGGTGGCTCAAGGTCCTCGAGGGGATAATCAGTCTCCCTTGAGCCCCCTGCAGGCTGCTTTGAATTCTACCACCACCACTTCCCAGGCCTATGAAACATACATTGATAATGGGCTTATCTGTTTAAAACACAAGATCAGGAACATTGAGAAAAAGAAG CTCAAATTAGAAGACTATAAAGATCGTCTGAAAAGAGGGGAGTCCCTCAACCAGGACCAGTTG GAGGCGGTTGAAAAATATGATGAAGTGATACATAACTTGGAGTTTGCTAAAGAACTTCAGAAGACATTTTCAGGGCTTAGTCAAGAT CTGCTGAAGATGCAGAGGAAAGCACAGAGAAGGGAGACTTTATTGAAGCTTGAGGCAGAAAAAAAGAAGCTCCGCACCATACTGCAGGTCCAGTATGTGCTGCAGAATTTCACTCAGGAGCATGTGCAGAAAGACTTCAGAAGTGGCCAGAATGGAGCAATGTTCCTACCTTCTAAAGACCTAGACTACCTCATCAAGTTTGCGAAATTGACATGTTCAGGAAGGAATGAAATGGTTAG TATTGAAGACCAAATGGCACAATCATCACTCTACTTTTGGGATCTGCTAGAAGGCAGTGAAAAAGCAGTGGCTGGGACAACTT ATAAGCACTTGAAGGAGTTACTGTCTAAATTATTAAATTCtggttattttgaaaacattcctgCACCTTGCAATGTACCAGAAAAAGAGGAACTGAAAGAAGAAATACTTAGAAAATCTGACATGAAATTAGAAGAGAAAAGacctgaaaaaacaatacaactcTCAAAATTGGAATCTGTCAGTGAACCAG AAGTTCAGATGGATCACATTCAGTCTGAGATAAAGCCGCAAGAG TTTCTTAACAGGCGATACTTGCCTGAAGTTGATTATACTATCAAGCCTGAAGAATCCAAATTTTGGGAAATAGAACACAGTAAAAAGAATGAACTTCCAAAGTCATGGGAGATGCTTGTTGACATGGAGGAACAGAAGAAGCAGAAGCAAGACACGTTAAAACCTTTGGAATCGGCCAGGCAGCAGGGGGGAAAAACTGAACTTTTGAGGCCTTGGGAAGCTGCAGTGAAAGTAGATGATAACGATCAAAAGGAGGAAATTTCAAAGCCTTGGGTTGCACAGGTGGGGGACCAGCAGAGCTCTTCCAAACCCTGGATAACTGCAGTTAAAGAACACCAGGAACAAAAGCAAGATAGCACGAAAGCTTGGATGTCCAAAACTAAGGAAGAGCTGGAACAAAAGCAGGAAACTTCAAAAACATGGATTGCCCAGGCCAGGGTGGATACTGTACACAAACCTGAACCTGCAAAGCCATGGGTTGCATGTGTCAGAGAGGAGGCAGAGCAAAAGAAACAGGAACCTGCACAACCATGGATGGCACATGTAGGGGAAGAAGCAGAGCCAAAACCCCAAACGCCCAGGCCTTGGGAAAGCTCTGAAGGACCACGGCAAACACCTCAACAGCCATTGCAAAATCCTCCAAAGATCTGGGGAGCAGAAAATCTTGTGCCAAATGAGCAGATTGGACCAAAGAAACTTGACTTGGAACCCAAAGAA GATGGAAAAACAGATGGAGTAAGTGGACACCGCACTGATACTGTCAGGAGGAAAGAGAGCCTTTCATCAGTTGGAGAATCCTGTAAACTGTCTAGGAATTTTCAGAATATTATGCAG GTTACTAAACCTGTACATCAGACAGCGGCAGAATTTTGCTCTGTTTCTAGTCTTCCAAAGGATCCAGTGTTAAGAAGGGAAAAACTGCAGGATTTAATGACTCAGATACAGGGGACCTACAATTTCATGCAA GATTCGCTTCTAGATTTTGATAAACCTTCACAAAGTGCCATTTATTCATCCCAAGCACCTCCAGTTGATTCTACAG tttCTAATGAGCAACTTTCAAGCCAAAATAATTTTCCTGAAAAGCCAGTACAG ACAGCTGTTTCAAACTCTCAAGAACCTGAGATGTTTAATTCATCCTCATCTTTATATCAGGCAAGCCAGGGGATTTCTGAGTCATTAGTGTCTCCAAAGAGTGAAATTGGTCAG GCTACTACTGCTGCTGTTCCAAGTGAATCGGAGATACCATTGGCACCTTCAAGGACTATCATATCACCAGTATCCCAAGGGAAAGCCTTCCAGTCTCCTCCATCAAGCAGCAGCACTATTAACCTAAAAGCCCCTCCTTTTCAGGCCATGCAGACT GTGTTCAAAGTGAATGCGCCTTTGCCCCCTCGTAGAGAGCAGGATATCAAAGAAAATTCTCTGCATCCTACAGGATATAATGTAAATGTTTCCACAGCAAGTACACAGACTCCTCCCCAGAATAAACTACAGCTTTCTCAAAATGCTGAACAAACTGCTTTTCCTCAAGAGTCTCTACCAAACG CAGGTAATTACCAGGTTGAGGGAGCTGTTCCTGTAAGCAATGGTAGTCTCACATTTTATGCAGCACAGACAGCCACTTTCCCTAGACCACCTCAGCCTTTTGTCACAAACCGTGGTGGATCCGCCAGAGGTTCCCTCAGAGGTGGAAGATCAGTGGCCAATTCTTACCGCTCTCCTGGTGGCTATAAAG CAGGTTTTGAGGCATATAGGGGATCACCTTCTGCCCCTAATGGTCCCTACAGCCAATTGCAGCTTCCTGGCAGAGATTATCCTCCCATACAGTATCCTCAGAGG GATGTGAATTATCAGCAGAACTATAAACGAGGAGGTGTTAGCAGTGCCCGTGCCAATTCAAGAG CCGGCTGGAGCGATTCTTCTCAGGTGAGCAGCCCAGAGCGTGACAGTGAGGCCTTTAACAGTGGGGATTCTGGGCAGGGTGACTCCCGCAGCATTACTCCTGTTGACATGCCAGTGGCAGGCCAAGCAGCCACCATCCTTCCTGTGCACGTCTATCCCCTCCCGCAGCAGATGAGAGTTGCCTTCTCTGCTGCTAGAACTTCTAACTTGGCTCCTGGGACTCTAGACCAGCCCATCGTGTTTGACCTCCTGTTAAACAACCTTGGCAATACCTTTGATATCCAACTTGGTAGGTTCAATTGTCCTGTCAATGGCACCTATGTGTTCATATTCCATATGCTGAAGCTGGCTGTGAATGTTCCGCTGTATGTGAACCTCATGAAAAACGAAGAGGTTCTAGTATCTGCATATGCCAATGATGGTGCTCCGGATCATGAGACTGCTAGTAATCATGCAGTCCTGCAGCTTTTTCAAGGAGACCAGATTTGGCTGCGTCTCCATAGAGGAGCTATTTATGGAAGTAGTTGGAAATATTCTACATTCTCAGGATACCTCCTGTATCAAGACTGA
- the caprin2 gene encoding caprin-2 isoform X11 yields MVQLSQSPLRHPSPSCHSEEEEEKSMKLAKQQVAQGPRGDNQSPLSPLQAALNSTTTTSQAYETYIDNGLICLKHKIRNIEKKKLKLEDYKDRLKRGESLNQDQLEAVEKYDEVIHNLEFAKELQKTFSGLSQDLLKMQRKAQRRETLLKLEAEKKKLRTILQVQYVLQNFTQEHVQKDFRSGQNGAMFLPSKDLDYLIKFAKLTCSGRNEMVSIEDQMAQSSLYFWDLLEGSEKAVAGTTYKHLKELLSKLLNSGYFENIPAPCNVPEKEELKEEILRKSDMKLEEKRPEKTIQLSKLESVSEPEVQMDHIQSEIKPQEVTKPVHQTAAEFCSVSSLPKDPVLRREKLQDLMTQIQGTYNFMQDSLLDFDKPSQSAIYSSQAPPVDSTVSNEQLSSQNNFPEKPVQTAVSNSQEPEMFNSSSSLYQASQGISESLVSPKSEIGQATTAAVPSESEIPLAPSRTIISPVSQGKAFQSPPSSSSTINLKAPPFQAMQTVFKVNAPLPPRREQDIKENSLHPTGYNVNVSTASTQTPPQNKLQLSQNAEQTAFPQESLPNAGNYQVEGAVPVSNGSLTFYAAQTATFPRPPQPFVTNRGGSARGSLRGGRSVANSYRSPGGYKAGFEAYRGSPSAPNGPYSQLQLPGRDYPPIQYPQRDVNYQQNYKRGGVSSARANSRAGWSDSSQVSSPERDSEAFNSGDSGQGDSRSITPVDMPVAGQAATILPVHVYPLPQQMRVAFSAARTSNLAPGTLDQPIVFDLLLNNLGNTFDIQLGRFNCPVNGTYVFIFHMLKLAVNVPLYVNLMKNEEVLVSAYANDGAPDHETASNHAVLQLFQGDQIWLRLHRGAIYGSSWKYSTFSGYLLYQD; encoded by the exons ATGGTGCAGCTTTCACAGTCGCCGCTCCGTCACCCTTCGCCTTCATGCCactctgaagaagaggaagagaagagcaTGAAGCTGGCTAAGCAGCAGGTGGCTCAAGGTCCTCGAGGGGATAATCAGTCTCCCTTGAGCCCCCTGCAGGCTGCTTTGAATTCTACCACCACCACTTCCCAGGCCTATGAAACATACATTGATAATGGGCTTATCTGTTTAAAACACAAGATCAGGAACATTGAGAAAAAGAAG CTCAAATTAGAAGACTATAAAGATCGTCTGAAAAGAGGGGAGTCCCTCAACCAGGACCAGTTG GAGGCGGTTGAAAAATATGATGAAGTGATACATAACTTGGAGTTTGCTAAAGAACTTCAGAAGACATTTTCAGGGCTTAGTCAAGAT CTGCTGAAGATGCAGAGGAAAGCACAGAGAAGGGAGACTTTATTGAAGCTTGAGGCAGAAAAAAAGAAGCTCCGCACCATACTGCAGGTCCAGTATGTGCTGCAGAATTTCACTCAGGAGCATGTGCAGAAAGACTTCAGAAGTGGCCAGAATGGAGCAATGTTCCTACCTTCTAAAGACCTAGACTACCTCATCAAGTTTGCGAAATTGACATGTTCAGGAAGGAATGAAATGGTTAG TATTGAAGACCAAATGGCACAATCATCACTCTACTTTTGGGATCTGCTAGAAGGCAGTGAAAAAGCAGTGGCTGGGACAACTT ATAAGCACTTGAAGGAGTTACTGTCTAAATTATTAAATTCtggttattttgaaaacattcctgCACCTTGCAATGTACCAGAAAAAGAGGAACTGAAAGAAGAAATACTTAGAAAATCTGACATGAAATTAGAAGAGAAAAGacctgaaaaaacaatacaactcTCAAAATTGGAATCTGTCAGTGAACCAG AAGTTCAGATGGATCACATTCAGTCTGAGATAAAGCCGCAAGAG GTTACTAAACCTGTACATCAGACAGCGGCAGAATTTTGCTCTGTTTCTAGTCTTCCAAAGGATCCAGTGTTAAGAAGGGAAAAACTGCAGGATTTAATGACTCAGATACAGGGGACCTACAATTTCATGCAA GATTCGCTTCTAGATTTTGATAAACCTTCACAAAGTGCCATTTATTCATCCCAAGCACCTCCAGTTGATTCTACAG tttCTAATGAGCAACTTTCAAGCCAAAATAATTTTCCTGAAAAGCCAGTACAG ACAGCTGTTTCAAACTCTCAAGAACCTGAGATGTTTAATTCATCCTCATCTTTATATCAGGCAAGCCAGGGGATTTCTGAGTCATTAGTGTCTCCAAAGAGTGAAATTGGTCAG GCTACTACTGCTGCTGTTCCAAGTGAATCGGAGATACCATTGGCACCTTCAAGGACTATCATATCACCAGTATCCCAAGGGAAAGCCTTCCAGTCTCCTCCATCAAGCAGCAGCACTATTAACCTAAAAGCCCCTCCTTTTCAGGCCATGCAGACT GTGTTCAAAGTGAATGCGCCTTTGCCCCCTCGTAGAGAGCAGGATATCAAAGAAAATTCTCTGCATCCTACAGGATATAATGTAAATGTTTCCACAGCAAGTACACAGACTCCTCCCCAGAATAAACTACAGCTTTCTCAAAATGCTGAACAAACTGCTTTTCCTCAAGAGTCTCTACCAAACG CAGGTAATTACCAGGTTGAGGGAGCTGTTCCTGTAAGCAATGGTAGTCTCACATTTTATGCAGCACAGACAGCCACTTTCCCTAGACCACCTCAGCCTTTTGTCACAAACCGTGGTGGATCCGCCAGAGGTTCCCTCAGAGGTGGAAGATCAGTGGCCAATTCTTACCGCTCTCCTGGTGGCTATAAAG CAGGTTTTGAGGCATATAGGGGATCACCTTCTGCCCCTAATGGTCCCTACAGCCAATTGCAGCTTCCTGGCAGAGATTATCCTCCCATACAGTATCCTCAGAGG GATGTGAATTATCAGCAGAACTATAAACGAGGAGGTGTTAGCAGTGCCCGTGCCAATTCAAGAG CCGGCTGGAGCGATTCTTCTCAGGTGAGCAGCCCAGAGCGTGACAGTGAGGCCTTTAACAGTGGGGATTCTGGGCAGGGTGACTCCCGCAGCATTACTCCTGTTGACATGCCAGTGGCAGGCCAAGCAGCCACCATCCTTCCTGTGCACGTCTATCCCCTCCCGCAGCAGATGAGAGTTGCCTTCTCTGCTGCTAGAACTTCTAACTTGGCTCCTGGGACTCTAGACCAGCCCATCGTGTTTGACCTCCTGTTAAACAACCTTGGCAATACCTTTGATATCCAACTTGGTAGGTTCAATTGTCCTGTCAATGGCACCTATGTGTTCATATTCCATATGCTGAAGCTGGCTGTGAATGTTCCGCTGTATGTGAACCTCATGAAAAACGAAGAGGTTCTAGTATCTGCATATGCCAATGATGGTGCTCCGGATCATGAGACTGCTAGTAATCATGCAGTCCTGCAGCTTTTTCAAGGAGACCAGATTTGGCTGCGTCTCCATAGAGGAGCTATTTATGGAAGTAGTTGGAAATATTCTACATTCTCAGGATACCTCCTGTATCAAGACTGA
- the caprin2 gene encoding caprin-2 isoform X3, whose protein sequence is MVQLSQSPLRHPSPSCHSEEEEEKSMKLAKQQVAQGPRGDNQSPLSPLQAALNSTTTTSQAYETYIDNGLICLKHKIRNIEKKKLKLEDYKDRLKRGESLNQDQLEAVEKYDEVIHNLEFAKELQKTFSGLSQDLLKMQRKAQRRETLLKLEAEKKKLRTILQVQYVLQNFTQEHVQKDFRSGQNGAMFLPSKDLDYLIKFAKLTCSGRNEMVSIEDQMAQSSLYFWDLLEGSEKAVAGTTYKHLKELLSKLLNSGYFENIPAPCNVPEKEELKEEILRKSDMKLEEKRPEKTIQLSKLESVSEPEVQMDHIQSEIKPQEFLNRRYLPEVDYTIKPEESKFWEIEHSKKNELPKSWEMLVDMEEQKKQKQDTLKPLESARQQGGKTELLRPWEAAVKVDDNDQKEEISKPWVAQVGDQQSSSKPWITAVKEHQEQKQDSTKAWMSKTKEELEQKQETSKTWIAQARVDTVHKPEPAKPWVACVREEAEQKKQEPAQPWMAHVGEEAEPKPQTPRPWESSEGPRQTPQQPLQNPPKIWGAENLVPNEQIGPKKLDLEPKERRERRLKLESDMKYDGKTDGVSGHRTDTVRRKESLSSVGESCKLSRNFQNIMQVTKPVHQTAAEFCSVSSLPKDPVLRREKLQDLMTQIQGTYNFMQDSLLDFDKPSQSAIYSSQAPPVDSTVSNEQLSSQNNFPEKPVQTAVSNSQEPEMFNSSSSLYQASQGISESLVSPKSEIGQATTAAVPSESEIPLAPSRTIISPVSQGKAFQSPPSSSSTINLKAPPFQAMQTVFKVNAPLPPRREQDIKENSLHPTGYNVNVSTASTQTPPQNKLQLSQNAEQTAFPQESLPNGNYQVEGAVPVSNGSLTFYAAQTATFPRPPQPFVTNRGGSARGSLRGGRSVANSYRSPGGYKAGFEAYRGSPSAPNGPYSQLQLPGRDYPPIQYPQRDVNYQQNYKRGGVSSARANSRAGWSDSSQVSSPERDSEAFNSGDSGQGDSRSITPVDMPVAGQAATILPVHVYPLPQQMRVAFSAARTSNLAPGTLDQPIVFDLLLNNLGNTFDIQLGRFNCPVNGTYVFIFHMLKLAVNVPLYVNLMKNEEVLVSAYANDGAPDHETASNHAVLQLFQGDQIWLRLHRGAIYGSSWKYSTFSGYLLYQD, encoded by the exons ATGGTGCAGCTTTCACAGTCGCCGCTCCGTCACCCTTCGCCTTCATGCCactctgaagaagaggaagagaagagcaTGAAGCTGGCTAAGCAGCAGGTGGCTCAAGGTCCTCGAGGGGATAATCAGTCTCCCTTGAGCCCCCTGCAGGCTGCTTTGAATTCTACCACCACCACTTCCCAGGCCTATGAAACATACATTGATAATGGGCTTATCTGTTTAAAACACAAGATCAGGAACATTGAGAAAAAGAAG CTCAAATTAGAAGACTATAAAGATCGTCTGAAAAGAGGGGAGTCCCTCAACCAGGACCAGTTG GAGGCGGTTGAAAAATATGATGAAGTGATACATAACTTGGAGTTTGCTAAAGAACTTCAGAAGACATTTTCAGGGCTTAGTCAAGAT CTGCTGAAGATGCAGAGGAAAGCACAGAGAAGGGAGACTTTATTGAAGCTTGAGGCAGAAAAAAAGAAGCTCCGCACCATACTGCAGGTCCAGTATGTGCTGCAGAATTTCACTCAGGAGCATGTGCAGAAAGACTTCAGAAGTGGCCAGAATGGAGCAATGTTCCTACCTTCTAAAGACCTAGACTACCTCATCAAGTTTGCGAAATTGACATGTTCAGGAAGGAATGAAATGGTTAG TATTGAAGACCAAATGGCACAATCATCACTCTACTTTTGGGATCTGCTAGAAGGCAGTGAAAAAGCAGTGGCTGGGACAACTT ATAAGCACTTGAAGGAGTTACTGTCTAAATTATTAAATTCtggttattttgaaaacattcctgCACCTTGCAATGTACCAGAAAAAGAGGAACTGAAAGAAGAAATACTTAGAAAATCTGACATGAAATTAGAAGAGAAAAGacctgaaaaaacaatacaactcTCAAAATTGGAATCTGTCAGTGAACCAG AAGTTCAGATGGATCACATTCAGTCTGAGATAAAGCCGCAAGAG TTTCTTAACAGGCGATACTTGCCTGAAGTTGATTATACTATCAAGCCTGAAGAATCCAAATTTTGGGAAATAGAACACAGTAAAAAGAATGAACTTCCAAAGTCATGGGAGATGCTTGTTGACATGGAGGAACAGAAGAAGCAGAAGCAAGACACGTTAAAACCTTTGGAATCGGCCAGGCAGCAGGGGGGAAAAACTGAACTTTTGAGGCCTTGGGAAGCTGCAGTGAAAGTAGATGATAACGATCAAAAGGAGGAAATTTCAAAGCCTTGGGTTGCACAGGTGGGGGACCAGCAGAGCTCTTCCAAACCCTGGATAACTGCAGTTAAAGAACACCAGGAACAAAAGCAAGATAGCACGAAAGCTTGGATGTCCAAAACTAAGGAAGAGCTGGAACAAAAGCAGGAAACTTCAAAAACATGGATTGCCCAGGCCAGGGTGGATACTGTACACAAACCTGAACCTGCAAAGCCATGGGTTGCATGTGTCAGAGAGGAGGCAGAGCAAAAGAAACAGGAACCTGCACAACCATGGATGGCACATGTAGGGGAAGAAGCAGAGCCAAAACCCCAAACGCCCAGGCCTTGGGAAAGCTCTGAAGGACCACGGCAAACACCTCAACAGCCATTGCAAAATCCTCCAAAGATCTGGGGAGCAGAAAATCTTGTGCCAAATGAGCAGATTGGACCAAAGAAACTTGACTTGGAACCCAAAGAA agaCGAGAGCGCAGACTGAAGCTTGAATCTGATATGAAATAT GATGGAAAAACAGATGGAGTAAGTGGACACCGCACTGATACTGTCAGGAGGAAAGAGAGCCTTTCATCAGTTGGAGAATCCTGTAAACTGTCTAGGAATTTTCAGAATATTATGCAG GTTACTAAACCTGTACATCAGACAGCGGCAGAATTTTGCTCTGTTTCTAGTCTTCCAAAGGATCCAGTGTTAAGAAGGGAAAAACTGCAGGATTTAATGACTCAGATACAGGGGACCTACAATTTCATGCAA GATTCGCTTCTAGATTTTGATAAACCTTCACAAAGTGCCATTTATTCATCCCAAGCACCTCCAGTTGATTCTACAG tttCTAATGAGCAACTTTCAAGCCAAAATAATTTTCCTGAAAAGCCAGTACAG ACAGCTGTTTCAAACTCTCAAGAACCTGAGATGTTTAATTCATCCTCATCTTTATATCAGGCAAGCCAGGGGATTTCTGAGTCATTAGTGTCTCCAAAGAGTGAAATTGGTCAG GCTACTACTGCTGCTGTTCCAAGTGAATCGGAGATACCATTGGCACCTTCAAGGACTATCATATCACCAGTATCCCAAGGGAAAGCCTTCCAGTCTCCTCCATCAAGCAGCAGCACTATTAACCTAAAAGCCCCTCCTTTTCAGGCCATGCAGACT GTGTTCAAAGTGAATGCGCCTTTGCCCCCTCGTAGAGAGCAGGATATCAAAGAAAATTCTCTGCATCCTACAGGATATAATGTAAATGTTTCCACAGCAAGTACACAGACTCCTCCCCAGAATAAACTACAGCTTTCTCAAAATGCTGAACAAACTGCTTTTCCTCAAGAGTCTCTACCAAACG GTAATTACCAGGTTGAGGGAGCTGTTCCTGTAAGCAATGGTAGTCTCACATTTTATGCAGCACAGACAGCCACTTTCCCTAGACCACCTCAGCCTTTTGTCACAAACCGTGGTGGATCCGCCAGAGGTTCCCTCAGAGGTGGAAGATCAGTGGCCAATTCTTACCGCTCTCCTGGTGGCTATAAAG CAGGTTTTGAGGCATATAGGGGATCACCTTCTGCCCCTAATGGTCCCTACAGCCAATTGCAGCTTCCTGGCAGAGATTATCCTCCCATACAGTATCCTCAGAGG GATGTGAATTATCAGCAGAACTATAAACGAGGAGGTGTTAGCAGTGCCCGTGCCAATTCAAGAG CCGGCTGGAGCGATTCTTCTCAGGTGAGCAGCCCAGAGCGTGACAGTGAGGCCTTTAACAGTGGGGATTCTGGGCAGGGTGACTCCCGCAGCATTACTCCTGTTGACATGCCAGTGGCAGGCCAAGCAGCCACCATCCTTCCTGTGCACGTCTATCCCCTCCCGCAGCAGATGAGAGTTGCCTTCTCTGCTGCTAGAACTTCTAACTTGGCTCCTGGGACTCTAGACCAGCCCATCGTGTTTGACCTCCTGTTAAACAACCTTGGCAATACCTTTGATATCCAACTTGGTAGGTTCAATTGTCCTGTCAATGGCACCTATGTGTTCATATTCCATATGCTGAAGCTGGCTGTGAATGTTCCGCTGTATGTGAACCTCATGAAAAACGAAGAGGTTCTAGTATCTGCATATGCCAATGATGGTGCTCCGGATCATGAGACTGCTAGTAATCATGCAGTCCTGCAGCTTTTTCAAGGAGACCAGATTTGGCTGCGTCTCCATAGAGGAGCTATTTATGGAAGTAGTTGGAAATATTCTACATTCTCAGGATACCTCCTGTATCAAGACTGA